From a region of the Streptomyces sp. NBC_00193 genome:
- a CDS encoding SpoIIE family protein phosphatase, translated as MPGEASGETWRDSLWHSSPPGSIYDYIKVASFSIGPDGLIDQWSLRAEELFGLTAAEAVGRDPVDAFMPPELRAGAHRRVAEILDGKEWTGLIPFRIPGGDGAHGVAEIYVMPTQTETAERAALCVVVDVRALRRIESDLAASQAIFGQSPFGFLLFGTDLTVQRANRRFATVFGGAAEEHRGRTVHDYLPAHEADRMAEALRRVLETGDSVNDLQITGAAPGSRDNRHWSINLYRVHGGTGRPIGVAGIGIDVTRRHLAAREAAGVRRNLALLNEAGHRIGNSLDLETTARELLDVTVPGFCDLAAVDLYQGLLLGDDDRPARPQGPGVPSLPGQGPGRAPSAPLRRVAFSSAVSDAPLSGPGALVSVGEVHRYPAGSPGAFALRTARPRLVEGGGPESGDLVQSTLVVPLVAHDTVVGLAQFSRTKGSEPFGERDRAVAVELAARAAVCIDNARLYRREHERALILQRSLLPPGDPEAAGLDIACRYLPGNAATEVGGDWFDVIELPGHRTALVVGDVMGRGLRAAVAMGELRTAVRTLALLDLEPAEVLTALDEIARGLGAPGGSQQASRAALHSRDADRSEVYLATCVYAVYDPVTRRCTIANAGHMPPVLVEPVEEGGTPRPGLLLEIPTGMPLGVGGEPFEEVEVELPEGALLALYTDGLVESRTHPLEEGLRGLRDALADPARPLEEVCDHVLNTLDTRHGEDDIALLMARVQGLPVDAVGDWQLPREARSVGRARELARAKLPAWGLEGLLDTTELLVSELVTNALRYGEGEIRLRLLLDRTLVCEVWDANLVQPRRRRARDTDEGGRGLQLVGLLSAGWGTRRTHRGKTVWFELPLPGAVAESVAELSAEQLLGMYG; from the coding sequence GTGCCCGGGGAAGCGTCTGGGGAGACCTGGCGCGACTCCCTGTGGCACAGCAGCCCGCCTGGCTCGATATATGACTACATAAAGGTCGCTTCCTTCTCGATCGGGCCCGACGGGCTGATCGACCAGTGGAGTCTGCGCGCCGAGGAACTCTTCGGGCTGACCGCGGCCGAGGCCGTCGGCCGCGACCCCGTCGACGCCTTCATGCCCCCGGAGCTGCGCGCCGGCGCACACCGCCGGGTGGCCGAGATTCTCGACGGCAAGGAATGGACGGGCCTGATCCCCTTCCGGATCCCCGGCGGCGATGGTGCGCACGGGGTGGCCGAGATCTATGTGATGCCGACCCAGACCGAAACCGCCGAGCGGGCCGCGCTCTGCGTCGTGGTCGACGTACGCGCGCTGCGCCGGATCGAATCCGATCTGGCTGCCTCGCAGGCGATATTCGGCCAATCTCCCTTCGGATTCCTGCTCTTCGGCACGGACCTCACCGTGCAGCGGGCCAACCGCCGCTTCGCCACCGTCTTCGGCGGCGCCGCCGAGGAACACCGCGGCCGCACCGTCCACGACTACCTGCCCGCGCACGAGGCCGACCGGATGGCCGAAGCGCTGCGCAGGGTCCTGGAGACCGGGGACTCGGTCAACGACCTCCAGATCACCGGAGCCGCCCCCGGCAGCCGGGACAACCGCCACTGGTCCATCAACCTCTACCGGGTCCACGGCGGCACCGGCCGCCCCATCGGAGTCGCCGGCATCGGCATCGACGTGACCCGCCGCCACCTCGCCGCCCGCGAGGCCGCCGGGGTCCGGCGCAACCTGGCCCTGCTGAACGAGGCCGGACACCGCATCGGCAACTCCCTCGACCTGGAGACCACCGCCCGCGAACTCCTCGACGTCACCGTCCCGGGTTTCTGCGACCTGGCCGCCGTCGACCTCTACCAGGGGCTGCTGCTCGGCGACGACGACCGCCCCGCCCGCCCGCAGGGCCCCGGCGTGCCCAGCCTGCCCGGCCAGGGCCCGGGACGGGCGCCCTCGGCGCCGCTGCGGCGGGTGGCCTTCTCCTCGGCCGTGTCGGACGCGCCGCTGTCGGGTCCGGGCGCGCTGGTCTCCGTAGGGGAGGTGCACCGCTACCCGGCCGGCTCGCCGGGGGCGTTCGCCCTGCGCACGGCGCGGCCGCGGCTCGTGGAGGGCGGCGGGCCCGAGTCCGGGGACCTCGTACAGTCCACGCTCGTCGTCCCGCTGGTCGCCCACGACACGGTGGTCGGACTCGCGCAGTTCTCCCGCACCAAGGGCAGCGAGCCCTTCGGCGAACGCGACCGGGCGGTCGCGGTGGAGCTCGCCGCGCGGGCCGCCGTCTGCATAGACAACGCCCGGCTCTACCGGCGCGAACACGAACGCGCGCTGATACTCCAGCGCAGCCTGCTGCCCCCCGGCGACCCGGAGGCCGCCGGACTCGACATCGCCTGCCGCTACCTGCCGGGGAACGCCGCCACCGAGGTCGGCGGCGACTGGTTCGACGTCATCGAACTGCCGGGGCACCGCACGGCGCTGGTCGTCGGCGACGTCATGGGCCGCGGACTGCGGGCCGCCGTGGCCATGGGCGAACTGCGCACCGCCGTACGGACCCTCGCGCTGCTCGACCTGGAACCGGCCGAGGTGCTGACCGCGCTGGACGAGATCGCCCGGGGCCTCGGCGCACCCGGCGGCTCCCAGCAGGCCTCCCGGGCCGCACTGCACTCGCGGGACGCCGACCGCTCGGAGGTGTACCTCGCGACGTGCGTCTACGCCGTCTACGACCCGGTCACCCGGCGCTGCACCATCGCCAACGCCGGCCACATGCCGCCGGTGCTCGTGGAACCGGTGGAGGAGGGCGGCACCCCCCGCCCCGGACTGCTGCTGGAGATCCCCACCGGAATGCCGCTCGGCGTCGGCGGGGAGCCCTTCGAGGAGGTCGAGGTCGAACTCCCCGAGGGCGCCCTGCTCGCGCTCTACACCGACGGCCTCGTCGAATCCCGCACCCACCCCCTGGAGGAGGGCCTACGGGGCCTGCGCGACGCGCTGGCCGACCCCGCACGCCCGCTGGAGGAGGTCTGCGACCACGTCCTGAACACCCTGGACACCCGGCACGGCGAGGACGACATCGCGCTGCTGATGGCCCGGGTCCAGGGCCTTCCGGTGGACGCCGTCGGCGACTGGCAGCTCCCGCGCGAGGCACGCTCGGTGGGCCGGGCCCGCGAGCTGGCCCGGGCGAAGCTGCCCGCGTGGGGCCTGGAGGGACTGCTCGACACCACGGAACTCCTCGTGAGCGAGCTCGTCACCAACGCCCTGCGCTACGGCGAGGGCGAGATCCGGCTGCGCCTCCTGCTGGACCGGACCCTCGTCTGCGAGGTCTGGGACGCCAACCTGGTCCAGCCCCGCCGCCGCCGGGCCCGCGACACCGACGAGGGCGGCCGCGGCCTCCAGCTGGTCGGCCTGCTCTCCGCGGGCTGGGGCACCCGCCGCACCCACCGCGGCAAGACCGTCTGGTTCGAACTCCCGCTCCCGGGCGCGGTGGCGGAGTCGGTGGCGGAACTCTCGGCGGAGCAGCTGCTGGGCATGTACGGGTGA
- a CDS encoding ATP-binding protein, whose amino-acid sequence MIGVIDTDGECAEWAFPAEPGAVRTARHAVRGTLRDWGLDAVGDVTVLLVSELVTNSLRYASGPIGVRLVRRNPAVADAPSGPALLVEVSDPLPDPPRERVAEPDDEGGRGLHLVAVSAQRWGTRHGKSGKTVWFELALPGE is encoded by the coding sequence GTGATCGGCGTGATCGACACTGACGGTGAATGCGCCGAATGGGCCTTTCCCGCCGAACCGGGTGCCGTCCGCACCGCCCGCCACGCGGTGCGCGGCACCCTTCGCGACTGGGGCCTCGACGCCGTCGGCGACGTCACCGTCCTGCTGGTCAGCGAGCTGGTCACCAACTCCCTGAGGTACGCTTCCGGCCCCATCGGAGTCCGTCTCGTACGGCGTAATCCGGCCGTCGCCGACGCTCCCTCGGGTCCGGCACTTCTCGTGGAGGTTTCGGATCCGCTTCCGGATCCACCTCGCGAACGCGTCGCCGAACCCGACGACGAGGGGGGTCGCGGACTCCACCTGGTGGCCGTGTCGGCACAGCGCTGGGGGACCCGGCACGGGAAGTCGGGGAAGACCGTGTGGTTCGAATTGGCTCTTCCTGGTGAGTAA
- a CDS encoding (deoxy)nucleoside triphosphate pyrophosphohydrolase, with translation MTVRVVVGGALCHEGRLLAARRSAPPELAGRWELPGGKAEPGESVPEALVRELREELGVETEALERIPGEWPLKPGLVLHVWTARLLSGDPLPLEDHDELRWLRPEELDSVDWLDQDRPAVAEAGRRLGAADGVHEARGVPGVPGVRGGA, from the coding sequence ATGACTGTACGAGTGGTCGTGGGCGGAGCCCTTTGTCATGAGGGGCGCCTGCTGGCCGCCCGCCGGAGCGCGCCCCCGGAGCTCGCCGGCCGCTGGGAGCTCCCGGGCGGCAAGGCCGAGCCGGGCGAATCCGTACCCGAGGCGCTGGTGCGTGAGCTGCGCGAGGAGCTCGGCGTGGAGACCGAGGCGCTGGAGCGGATCCCGGGGGAGTGGCCGCTGAAGCCCGGCCTCGTCCTGCACGTGTGGACGGCCCGGCTGCTCTCGGGCGATCCGCTCCCGCTGGAGGACCACGACGAGCTGCGCTGGCTCCGGCCCGAGGAGCTGGACTCGGTGGACTGGCTCGACCAGGACCGCCCGGCCGTCGCCGAGGCGGGCCGCCGGCTGGGCGCGGCCGACGGCGTGCACGAGGCTCGGGGCGTTCCCGGCGTTCCGGGAGTTCGCGGGGGCGCGTGA
- a CDS encoding SPOR domain-containing protein — protein sequence MNDSGALLPWLVIREDDNGNRYRVGRYSTRAEAQKVADSLESRGHKQLYWIERLGQDSTAGRTGTRN from the coding sequence ATGAACGACAGCGGTGCCCTGCTCCCGTGGCTGGTCATACGTGAGGACGACAACGGCAACCGCTACCGGGTCGGCCGGTACTCCACCCGGGCCGAGGCCCAGAAGGTCGCCGACAGCCTCGAAAGCAGAGGGCACAAGCAGCTCTACTGGATCGAGCGGCTCGGCCAGGACAGCACCGCAGGCCGGACCGGCACGAGGAACTGA
- a CDS encoding cytosine permease, with protein MTDTATPAPAPASAPPRRSYAKLAADESREDYSLRYAPHSFRRWGPGTVAGTALGGIAYLADFAIGASIVFAYGFTSGAAAILAAAVVIFLTGIPIARACAKYGLDMDLVTRGAGFGYFGSTLTSLIYASFTFIFFALEGSIMAQAMHQAVGLPVEIGYLITTLIVIPIVFKGMGALAKVQAWTQPIWLIGLVLPFLVLAFEAPDAWGAFAHFGGTEGAGSGFSWIGFGFGTGIALSLIAQIGEQADYLRFMPAKTPANSRRWNLAVLAAGPGWVIIGAAKQLGGAFLAFVALEAVGKTHALEPIAPQLEALRPWLGGLALPVAALFVIVSQIKINVTNAYSGSLSWSNFFSRVTHRHPGRVWYIFLNLGIALTLMELNMFAMLGKLLGFYSNVGIAWIVAVAADLVINKRLGLSPPYIEFKRAYLYSVNPAGFGSMVIASTVSILAFFGFFGTYAEAFSTFIAAGLALVLCPLIAWATKGKYYLARPNTVNGPDVAAPDITATHLCAVCESAYELPDIADCPVVSGPICSLCCSLDATCGDVCRKADAGGAVILPLPTVRGL; from the coding sequence ATGACCGATACCGCCACCCCCGCCCCGGCCCCGGCCTCCGCACCGCCCCGCCGGAGCTACGCCAAGCTCGCCGCCGACGAGAGCCGCGAGGACTACTCGCTCAGATACGCGCCCCACTCCTTCCGCCGCTGGGGCCCCGGCACCGTCGCCGGCACCGCCCTCGGCGGCATCGCCTACCTCGCCGACTTCGCCATCGGCGCCTCCATCGTCTTCGCCTACGGCTTCACCAGCGGGGCCGCCGCGATCCTGGCGGCCGCCGTCGTCATCTTCCTGACCGGCATCCCCATCGCCCGCGCCTGCGCAAAGTACGGCCTGGACATGGACCTGGTCACCCGGGGTGCGGGCTTCGGGTACTTCGGCTCCACCCTCACCTCGCTCATCTACGCCTCGTTCACCTTCATCTTCTTCGCGCTCGAAGGCTCGATCATGGCCCAGGCCATGCACCAGGCCGTCGGACTGCCCGTGGAGATCGGGTACCTGATCACCACGCTCATCGTCATCCCGATCGTCTTCAAGGGCATGGGCGCCCTCGCCAAGGTGCAGGCGTGGACCCAGCCGATCTGGCTGATCGGGCTGGTGCTGCCCTTCCTCGTGCTCGCCTTCGAGGCCCCCGACGCCTGGGGCGCCTTCGCGCACTTCGGCGGGACGGAAGGAGCCGGCTCCGGCTTCTCCTGGATCGGCTTCGGCTTCGGCACCGGCATCGCGCTCTCGCTCATCGCGCAGATCGGCGAGCAGGCCGACTACCTGCGGTTCATGCCCGCCAAGACCCCGGCCAACAGCCGCCGCTGGAACCTCGCCGTGCTCGCCGCCGGTCCCGGCTGGGTGATCATCGGCGCCGCCAAGCAGCTCGGCGGCGCCTTCCTCGCCTTCGTCGCCCTGGAGGCCGTCGGCAAGACCCACGCGCTGGAGCCGATCGCCCCGCAGCTGGAGGCGCTGCGCCCCTGGCTCGGCGGTCTCGCACTGCCCGTCGCCGCCCTGTTCGTCATCGTGTCCCAGATCAAGATCAACGTCACGAACGCCTACAGCGGCTCGCTGTCCTGGTCGAACTTCTTCTCCCGGGTCACCCACCGCCACCCCGGCCGCGTCTGGTACATCTTCCTCAACCTCGGCATCGCGCTGACGCTGATGGAGCTCAACATGTTCGCGATGCTCGGCAAACTGCTGGGCTTCTACTCCAACGTCGGCATCGCCTGGATCGTCGCCGTCGCCGCCGACCTCGTGATCAACAAGCGGCTCGGGCTCAGCCCGCCGTACATCGAGTTCAAGCGGGCCTACCTCTACTCGGTCAATCCGGCCGGTTTCGGCTCGATGGTGATCGCTTCCACCGTCTCGATCCTCGCCTTCTTCGGCTTTTTCGGGACATACGCGGAGGCCTTCTCCACCTTCATTGCGGCCGGACTCGCGCTCGTCCTCTGCCCGTTGATCGCCTGGGCGACGAAGGGGAAGTACTACCTGGCCAGGCCGAACACGGTCAACGGCCCGGACGTGGCCGCCCCGGACATCACCGCCACGCACCTCTGTGCCGTCTGCGAGTCCGCGTACGAGCTCCCGGACATCGCCGACTGCCCCGTCGTCTCCGGCCCGATCTGCTCGCTCTGTTGTTCCCTCGACGCCACCTGCGGGGACGTGTGCCGCAAGGCGGACGCGGGCGGGGCGGTGATCCTGCCGCTGCCGACCGTGCGCGGGCTCTGA
- a CDS encoding GntR family transcriptional regulator, which yields MTFGEQPAYLRVAGDLRRKIVDGSLPPHARLPSQARIREEYGVSDTVALEARKVLMAEGLVEGRSGSGTYVREQPVPRRVARSGYRTGGTSTPFRQEQAEAGARGTWDSSSEQAAAPADIAKRLGIEPGERVMRTRYVYRDAGEAMMLSTSWEPLAVTGRSPVMLPEEGPLGGSGVVDRMAAIDVVVDNVVEEVGARPGLAEENMQLGGVPGHVVLVIGRTYFASGRAVETADVVIPADRYRLAYHLPVR from the coding sequence GTGACTTTCGGCGAGCAGCCGGCCTATCTGCGCGTCGCCGGGGATCTGCGACGGAAGATCGTCGATGGGTCCCTGCCTCCGCACGCCCGGCTCCCTTCGCAGGCCCGGATCCGTGAGGAGTACGGGGTCTCCGACACGGTGGCCCTGGAGGCGCGCAAGGTCCTCATGGCGGAAGGACTGGTCGAGGGCCGGTCCGGATCCGGCACCTACGTGCGCGAGCAACCCGTCCCGCGGCGCGTCGCCCGCTCCGGCTACCGCACCGGCGGGACATCGACCCCCTTCCGGCAGGAGCAGGCGGAGGCGGGCGCGCGCGGCACCTGGGACTCCAGCAGCGAACAGGCCGCCGCCCCGGCCGACATCGCGAAGCGGCTCGGCATCGAGCCGGGCGAGCGGGTCATGCGGACGCGGTACGTCTACCGCGACGCGGGCGAGGCGATGATGCTGTCGACCTCCTGGGAGCCGCTGGCCGTGACCGGCCGGAGCCCGGTGATGCTGCCGGAGGAGGGCCCCCTGGGCGGATCCGGGGTGGTGGACCGCATGGCCGCGATCGACGTGGTCGTGGACAACGTGGTCGAGGAGGTCGGCGCGCGGCCGGGCCTGGCGGAGGAGAACATGCAGCTCGGCGGGGTGCCGGGGCATGTGGTCCTGGTGATCGGGCGCACGTACTTCGCGTCCGGCCGCGCCGTGGAAACGGCAGACGTCGTCATCCCGGCCGACCGCTACCGCCTGGCGTACCACCTGCCGGTGCGGTGA
- a CDS encoding DUF4190 domain-containing protein, with product MTTQPPHHWPAPPPQGYAYGPRPLNGFALASLLVGLLCFPPLGIVFAIVALVQIGKNGERGKALAVWGLAVSLVMSLAVAVALPVLGRALDTLGERSGSRRAAQLREDVEGTLVDASELRVGHCFNVAGGDLLAEAPLVFRIDCAEVHDAEVTSATSMSEQTFPGAERMRNTASEDCWSAQDAYAMDTWALPAYAELYYFAPSRRSWSYGDRRIVCVIGTPDREHRGSLRNDAGMLTPEQVAFLKVMKEVDEALGKQPDEEVADALQAYNGWAWTMDAALGAESRFLDTVKGRPELAGPAGVQRERLEVARLAWQQAERAKTEEAFLDAWDRATAALPVELEKALRGAYGLSTTVPEWLVGPEGDMGREGEGSGPPGTSPGPARSPSREST from the coding sequence GTGACCACCCAGCCCCCGCACCACTGGCCCGCCCCGCCCCCGCAGGGGTACGCGTACGGGCCGCGCCCGCTCAACGGCTTCGCGCTCGCCTCCCTGCTCGTCGGGCTGCTCTGCTTCCCGCCGCTCGGCATCGTCTTCGCGATCGTGGCCCTCGTGCAGATCGGGAAGAACGGTGAACGGGGCAAGGCGCTCGCCGTCTGGGGGCTGGCGGTGTCGCTGGTGATGAGCCTCGCCGTCGCCGTCGCCCTCCCCGTGCTCGGACGGGCCCTGGACACCCTCGGCGAACGGAGCGGCTCCCGGCGCGCGGCGCAGCTCCGCGAGGACGTGGAGGGCACGCTCGTGGACGCCTCCGAACTGCGCGTCGGGCACTGCTTCAACGTGGCCGGCGGTGACCTGCTCGCCGAGGCACCCCTCGTGTTCCGGATCGACTGCGCCGAGGTCCACGACGCGGAGGTGACCTCAGCGACCTCGATGAGCGAGCAGACGTTCCCCGGGGCGGAGCGGATGAGGAACACCGCCTCGGAGGACTGCTGGAGCGCGCAGGACGCGTACGCGATGGACACCTGGGCCCTGCCCGCGTACGCGGAGCTGTACTACTTCGCCCCCTCGCGCCGCAGCTGGAGCTACGGGGACCGGCGGATCGTGTGCGTGATCGGCACCCCGGACCGGGAGCACCGCGGCAGCCTGCGCAACGACGCGGGCATGCTGACGCCCGAGCAGGTGGCCTTCCTGAAGGTCATGAAGGAGGTGGACGAGGCGCTGGGGAAGCAGCCGGACGAAGAGGTGGCCGACGCGCTGCAGGCCTACAACGGCTGGGCGTGGACGATGGATGCGGCGCTGGGCGCCGAGTCGCGGTTCCTGGACACGGTGAAGGGGCGGCCCGAACTGGCCGGTCCGGCCGGGGTGCAGCGGGAGCGGCTGGAGGTCGCACGGCTCGCGTGGCAGCAGGCGGAGCGGGCGAAGACCGAGGAAGCGTTCCTGGACGCGTGGGACCGGGCGACCGCCGCGCTGCCGGTGGAGCTGGAGAAGGCGCTGCGCGGGGCGTACGGGCTGTCGACGACGGTTCCCGAGTGGCTGGTGGGACCCGAGGGGGACATGGGGCGCGAGGGGGAAGGGTCGGGTCCGCCGGGCACCTCGCCGGGTCCCGCCCGGAGCCCTTCCCGGGAGTCCACGTAA
- a CDS encoding S8 family peptidase, giving the protein MSATRHTRRKITGIGATATLALALGAALALPASAAPLAPQGVIENAGAEGTISGSYIVTLNDSAARSTADSGKAVAKRYGARIDRTYSAALNGYSIEVSEAQAKKLAADPAVKSVVQNRVFTVDTTQPNPPSWGLDRIDQAALPLNQSYTYPDKAGEGVTAYIIDTGVRKTHQDFGGRASDGFDAIDNDNTAQDGHGHGTHVAGTVAGTAYGVAKKAKIVGVRVLDNNGSGTTAQVVAGIDWVTRNAVKPAVANMSLGGGADSALDTAVRNSIASGITYGVAAGNESTNANTKSPARVTEAITVGATTSTDAKASYSNYGAVLDLFAPGSNITSSWGTGDTATNTISGTSMATPHVVGAAALHLAANPTATPAQVSTALVNAATPNVVTSPGTGSPNRLLNIGNSTTPPNPGTRFENTADYAIADNSTVDSPITVSGISGNAPATLSVSVDIKHTYIGDLKVDLVAPDGTLYNLHNRSGGSADNIIKSVTVNASSEVANGVWKLRVNDNANIDTGKIDSWALQF; this is encoded by the coding sequence ATGTCCGCGACGCGTCACACCCGCCGGAAGATCACCGGCATCGGAGCGACCGCCACACTGGCCCTCGCCCTCGGAGCCGCACTCGCGTTACCCGCCTCGGCGGCCCCGCTCGCCCCGCAGGGCGTCATCGAGAACGCCGGCGCGGAGGGCACCATCTCCGGCAGCTACATCGTGACCCTGAACGACTCCGCCGCCCGCTCCACGGCCGACAGCGGCAAGGCCGTGGCCAAGCGGTACGGCGCGAGGATCGACCGGACCTACAGCGCGGCCCTCAACGGCTACTCCATCGAGGTCTCCGAGGCGCAGGCCAAGAAGCTCGCGGCCGACCCAGCCGTCAAGTCGGTCGTGCAGAACCGGGTGTTCACCGTCGACACCACCCAGCCGAACCCGCCGTCCTGGGGCCTGGACCGGATCGACCAGGCGGCCCTGCCGCTGAACCAGAGCTACACCTACCCGGACAAGGCCGGCGAGGGCGTGACGGCGTACATCATCGACACGGGCGTCCGGAAGACCCACCAGGACTTCGGCGGCCGCGCCTCCGACGGATTCGACGCCATCGACAACGACAACACCGCCCAGGACGGCCACGGCCACGGCACGCACGTCGCCGGCACCGTCGCGGGCACCGCGTACGGCGTGGCCAAGAAGGCCAAGATCGTCGGCGTGCGCGTGCTCGACAACAACGGCTCCGGTACGACCGCCCAGGTCGTCGCCGGCATCGACTGGGTGACCCGCAACGCCGTCAAGCCGGCCGTGGCGAACATGTCCCTCGGCGGCGGCGCGGACTCCGCGCTGGACACCGCGGTGCGCAACTCCATAGCCAGCGGCATCACGTACGGGGTCGCGGCGGGCAACGAGTCCACCAACGCGAACACCAAGTCCCCGGCCCGCGTGACCGAGGCCATCACCGTCGGCGCCACCACCAGCACCGACGCCAAGGCGAGCTACTCCAACTACGGCGCCGTCCTGGACCTCTTCGCCCCCGGCTCCAACATCACCTCCTCGTGGGGCACCGGCGACACCGCCACGAACACCATCTCCGGCACCTCGATGGCGACCCCGCACGTGGTCGGCGCCGCCGCCCTCCACCTCGCCGCCAACCCGACGGCCACCCCGGCCCAGGTCTCCACGGCCCTGGTGAACGCGGCCACGCCGAACGTCGTGACCAGCCCCGGCACCGGCTCCCCGAACCGGCTGCTCAACATCGGCAACTCCACCACCCCGCCGAACCCGGGCACCCGCTTCGAGAACACCGCCGACTACGCGATCGCCGACAACTCCACCGTCGACTCGCCGATCACCGTCAGCGGGATCTCCGGCAACGCCCCGGCCACGCTGAGCGTCTCGGTCGACATCAAGCACACCTACATCGGTGACCTGAAGGTCGACCTGGTCGCCCCCGACGGCACCCTGTACAACCTGCACAACCGCTCCGGCGGCAGCGCGGACAACATCATCAAGTCCGTCACGGTCAACGCCTCCTCCGAGGTGGCCAACGGAGTGTGGAAGCTCCGGGTCAACGACAACGCGAACATCGACACCGGAAAGATCGACTCCTGGGCGCTCCAGTTCTGA
- a CDS encoding pyridoxal-phosphate dependent enzyme: MTHALPGYVCADDGTRADARTAPWCCPLCGGPWDLDFVPDPAAVLDPAAGPHSLWRYGSALPLTGAFAVTLAEGNTPLVPLSERVHAKLDFLMPTLSFKDRGAVMLAEVARRLGPERVVADSSGNAGTAFAAYCARAGLSCEVFVPEGTSAKKTEQMRAHGATVTVVPGGREAAAVAAREAADLPGVFYASHVFNPYFLHGTKTYVYEIWEALGGHLPEVIVVPVGNGTLLLGAALAVEELARRGVRPPTLIAVQSAAVAPLASAFHAGAEDAGAVPQLPTLAEGIAIPAPPRARQILAAVRKAGGTFLTVTDEQVRAAQLDLARRGLFVEPTAAACWAAVGPTAPDDPLRGRTAVVPLCGAGAKTGLAAPAA, from the coding sequence ATGACGCACGCACTACCCGGCTACGTCTGCGCCGACGACGGCACCCGCGCCGACGCCCGGACGGCTCCGTGGTGCTGCCCGCTCTGTGGCGGCCCGTGGGACCTCGACTTCGTCCCCGACCCGGCCGCCGTGCTGGATCCCGCGGCCGGGCCCCACTCGCTCTGGCGCTACGGCTCCGCCCTGCCGCTGACGGGGGCCTTCGCCGTCACGCTGGCGGAGGGGAACACCCCGCTGGTGCCCCTGTCGGAGCGGGTGCACGCCAAGCTCGACTTCCTGATGCCCACGCTGTCCTTCAAGGACCGCGGCGCGGTGATGCTCGCGGAGGTGGCGCGCCGGCTGGGGCCCGAGCGGGTGGTGGCCGACAGCAGCGGCAACGCCGGTACGGCCTTCGCGGCCTACTGCGCACGGGCCGGGCTGAGCTGCGAGGTCTTCGTGCCGGAGGGCACCTCGGCGAAGAAGACGGAGCAGATGCGCGCGCACGGCGCGACGGTGACGGTGGTGCCGGGCGGACGCGAGGCGGCGGCGGTGGCGGCCCGCGAAGCGGCCGACCTGCCGGGGGTGTTCTACGCCAGTCACGTCTTCAACCCGTACTTCCTGCACGGCACCAAGACGTACGTCTACGAGATCTGGGAGGCGCTGGGCGGCCACCTGCCCGAGGTGATCGTCGTCCCGGTCGGCAACGGCACGCTGCTGCTCGGGGCCGCGCTGGCGGTGGAGGAGCTGGCCCGTCGCGGGGTCCGCCCGCCGACGCTGATCGCCGTCCAGTCGGCGGCCGTCGCCCCGCTGGCCTCCGCCTTCCACGCGGGCGCCGAGGACGCCGGCGCCGTCCCCCAACTCCCCACCCTGGCCGAGGGGATCGCGATCCCGGCTCCGCCGCGGGCCCGCCAGATCCTGGCGGCCGTCCGCAAGGCCGGCGGTACCTTCCTGACCGTCACCGACGAGCAGGTCCGCGCGGCCCAGCTCGACCTGGCCCGGCGCGGGCTCTTCGTGGAGCCCACGGCCGCCGCCTGCTGGGCCGCGGTCGGGCCCACCGCACCCGACGACCCCCTCCGGGGCCGCACCGCGGTCGTCCCGCTCTGCGGCGCGGGCGCCAAGACGGGCCTGGCGGCGCCGGCGGCCTGA